A genomic region of Bernardetia sp. ABR2-2B contains the following coding sequences:
- the hpt gene encoding hypoxanthine phosphoribosyltransferase, translating into MKSSNRLLIQDKYFVPYLSEQQMQQRVQELGQQIATDYADKKPLLLCILNGSFVFAADLARSMDIVCQVSFLKYSSYVKDKSSNTAKDLLGIQGLNEDLINRHLIIVEDIVDTGNTMNQLLKELSSHKPASIEIATCLFKPSALKFNISLKYIGFSIPNDFVIGYGLDYDDYGRHLSGIYIADENQN; encoded by the coding sequence ATGAAATCTTCTAATCGCTTACTTATTCAAGACAAATATTTTGTACCCTATTTGTCAGAGCAGCAAATGCAACAACGTGTACAGGAATTAGGACAGCAAATTGCGACTGATTATGCAGACAAAAAACCTCTTTTGTTATGTATTTTGAATGGTTCTTTTGTTTTTGCAGCTGACTTAGCTCGTTCGATGGACATAGTTTGTCAGGTTTCTTTTTTGAAATATTCTTCTTATGTAAAAGATAAATCTTCCAATACGGCTAAAGATTTATTAGGAATCCAAGGATTAAATGAAGATTTAATAAATCGTCATTTGATTATCGTAGAAGATATTGTCGATACTGGAAATACAATGAATCAACTTCTAAAAGAACTCTCTTCTCACAAACCTGCAAGTATAGAAATTGCTACTTGCCTCTTCAAGCCTAGCGCACTTAAATTCAATATTTCTTTAAAATATATTGGTTTTTCTATCCCTAATGACTTTGTGATTGGTTATGGTTTAGATTATGATGACTATGGACGACATCTGTCTGGGATTTACATTGCAGATGAAAATCAAAACTAG
- a CDS encoding ATP-binding protein, giving the protein MTHTMRYKDLKKLVAEGEGLHIEFKRKVYYPQKILREVVAFVNTDGGKLCIGVSDNGLIPGLKYPDEAIYMMEKAMEDFCKPAVTYTIYRVAVPYTNGCEVVVFDFEPHPRRPIYLLYKKNTRVGKAYVRIADKSAQASKEMRKIMKARANEKDVLLQYGQHERTLLQYLGSHKRINVEEYANLVNISQAEASTILVNMTLANIIEVKPQEGGYDFFVHGRVGFKA; this is encoded by the coding sequence ATGACACACACCATGAGATATAAAGACCTCAAAAAATTGGTTGCAGAAGGAGAAGGCTTGCATATAGAATTTAAACGAAAAGTATATTATCCTCAAAAAATATTGCGTGAAGTAGTAGCTTTTGTAAATACTGATGGAGGAAAGTTGTGTATCGGAGTTTCGGATAACGGACTTATTCCAGGATTAAAATATCCTGATGAGGCTATTTATATGATGGAAAAAGCAATGGAAGATTTTTGTAAACCTGCCGTTACTTACACAATTTATAGAGTTGCCGTTCCTTACACAAACGGATGCGAAGTAGTTGTTTTTGATTTTGAGCCACATCCAAGACGACCTATTTATTTATTGTATAAAAAAAATACACGAGTAGGAAAAGCGTATGTACGGATTGCTGATAAAAGCGCACAAGCAAGTAAAGAAATGCGTAAAATTATGAAGGCAAGAGCCAATGAAAAGGATGTTTTGCTACAATACGGACAACACGAAAGAACGCTTTTGCAGTATTTGGGTTCTCATAAACGAATTAATGTAGAGGAATATGCCAATTTAGTCAATATTTCTCAAGCAGAAGCCTCAACAATATTGGTAAATATGACCCTTGCAAATATCATAGAGGTAAAACCACAAGAAGGAGGGTACGATTTTTTTGTACACGGAAGAGTTGGTTTTAAAGCTTAG